A segment of the Candidatus Methanomethylicota archaeon genome:
AGTGTACAGTTAATTATTGATGGTGAAGCATCACCTTTATTAATTTCAAGTTTACCATCAATAATTTTTATAGCTTTTACTGGACATTGTTCATAACACTTCATACACATTACACAATTCGCTTTAATTATCCTTTCTTTATAACTTTTAGAATTAAAATAAGGCTTTCCAAATTCTTCTTGAGTTATTTTACCTTCAAATGATTCAATAGCTCTTACTGGGCATATTTCAGCACATAAATTACAATGAGTACATATACCAAGTATCTTTACTGAGAATTTAATTGCTTTTGTAGGACATATATTCCTACATCTACCACATAATATACACTTAGAAAAATCACGAAATATTTTTCTTTTTGATATTTGTAAAACTTTTTGGGTCATCATTTTACAATTGCCCCCTTTGTAATAATTTCTTTTAATCTTTCTGGTGTAGCTATTTCTAAAACAATTGAATAATCAATAGGTTGAGAGATGAATCTTTTTATATCTATTCTTGCATTTCTTGGACAGACTTTTACACAAAGCCCACATCTAACACAAATTCCTTTTACTCTCTCTTTTCCAAGATTTTCATCCATAACTATTTTAGCAAAACCAAATGGACAATGTTTTACACACATACCACAAAGATTACATCGCTTCCTATCAACATAAAATCCACCAAATCTATTCCTTCTTATAGCATGTCTTGGACAGACTTTTGCACATTCTCCACATGTAGTACAACTAAAGGGTATACCATCTGGATGGATTATACAATCTGTTGGACAAATTTCCCAACATTTTCCACATTTATCACAATCAGTTGTTGTAAGGTACATCACTTATCCCCTCTTAATAACTTTCCAATAATAATTCCAATTGTTGCAGTTATAAGAGGTATATTAAAGCCAAGTCCAGGCATGATATATCCACCATATATTGAATAAGTAAATGTAAATGTGCCAAATAATAAAGCACCTACAATACTAAATACTATTACTAAAGTTACTATTCTTTTTGTTATTTTATGAGCTAATTGAGTACCAAATAGTATTCCTAATATAAAAGCTATTATAGAGGGTGTTATTTCACCTAACACAATCACTCCTCCTGCCATCCATAGATGAAAGCAAAATAAATTAAACCAATAGCCCCTATTACATTAAAAGCTTCTGCAATATTTATCAATGGTATTATTCCAGGTGATGAGAAAAATACACCTTCTTTTAAGACTAAACTTAATCTAAAAGGATCTCCAAATATGAAGTGAAGTATAGGTGGGGCAATGCCCCATATATCAGCACCAATATTGTATTGCCAAAATCCTGTAGCTAAAAATCCAGGAAGTCCTAATAGAATATATCCACCAAGCCCAACAGCACCTATACCTATTAGAAAACGCTTTCCAAATCTTATTGGATTATCTTTTCCATAGAAAATTGCTGCAAGTAAATAAGCTGCAGTCATTATTACACCACACTGGAAGCCTCCACCTCCTGATGTTGAAGAAGCTGTCACTACCATTATTCCATAAGATAATAATAGTATTGCGGCTGGAAGACCAAGATACTTTAATATAACTGTTAGGGATTCTAATCTAAATTCTAAAGGTTTTGATTGAAGTAGAGATTCTTGTTTATA
Coding sequences within it:
- a CDS encoding 4Fe-4S binding protein, producing MMTQKVLQISKRKIFRDFSKCILCGRCRNICPTKAIKFSVKILGICTHCNLCAEICPVRAIESFEGKITQEEFGKPYFNSKSYKERIIKANCVMCMKCYEQCPVKAIKIIDGKLEINKGDASPSIINCTLCSLCTKVCPNGALKFEMNRIKLNPELCTLCGECVKICPSQTMYLKDRYPGGFCVMCGRCIKYCPVGALSIKTITWGGEIL
- a CDS encoding 4Fe-4S binding protein, which encodes MYLTTTDCDKCGKCWEICPTDCIIHPDGIPFSCTTCGECAKVCPRHAIRRNRFGGFYVDRKRCNLCGMCVKHCPFGFAKIVMDENLGKERVKGICVRCGLCVKVCPRNARIDIKRFISQPIDYSIVLEIATPERLKEIITKGAIVK
- a CDS encoding MnhB domain-containing protein, giving the protein MEELKGKRGIIAVIALLIISIGILSSLFELAGNVRPGISQIYNALAYLVAPNNIATWIYDWRSFDTLLETAVIYVGAVVSAMAIGRGVVQMKSYKQESLLQSKPLEFRLESLTVILKYLGLPAAILLLSYGIMVVTASSTSGGGGFQCGVIMTAAYLLAAIFYGKDNPIRFGKRFLIGIGAVGLGGYILLGLPGFLATGFWQYNIGADIWGIAPPILHFIFGDPFRLSLVLKEGVFFSSPGIIPLINIAEAFNVIGAIGLIYFAFIYGWQEE